One bacterium DNA segment encodes these proteins:
- a CDS encoding MBL fold metallo-hydrolase: MNTAAALFFLALVTVPVMVFADNPLEKDIFKTSGGDLGITFIGHGTLMMTFAGRVIHVDPYSKLTDYNRLPDADLILITHGHGDHLDMKAIEAIRTKTTVIVANPAAAESLSGARVMENGQKLTVLDLPIEAVPAYNVVHKRDNDEPFHPPGRDNGYLVSFGDKRVYIAGDTENIDDMRSLGPVDIAFLPVNLPYTMTPEMFADAARMVRPKILYPYHYGDTDMKKLLQLLADESDIEVRVRSMK; encoded by the coding sequence ATGAATACAGCAGCTGCCCTTTTCTTTCTCGCCCTGGTGACCGTTCCAGTCATGGTATTTGCCGATAACCCCCTGGAAAAAGATATCTTCAAGACCTCGGGCGGCGACCTGGGGATCACCTTTATCGGTCACGGTACACTGATGATGACCTTTGCCGGCAGGGTGATCCACGTGGACCCTTACAGCAAGCTCACCGATTACAACCGTCTGCCCGATGCCGACCTGATCCTCATCACCCACGGACATGGGGACCACCTGGACATGAAGGCCATTGAGGCGATCCGGACAAAAACCACCGTCATTGTGGCAAACCCTGCCGCCGCGGAATCGCTGAGCGGTGCCCGGGTCATGGAGAACGGCCAGAAGCTGACGGTCCTGGACCTTCCCATCGAGGCGGTCCCGGCCTACAACGTTGTCCACAAGAGGGACAATGACGAACCGTTCCACCCGCCGGGCCGGGACAACGGCTACCTCGTCTCCTTCGGTGACAAGCGGGTGTACATCGCCGGAGACACGGAGAACATCGACGACATGAGGAGCCTGGGCCCAGTCGACATCGCCTTCCTGCCAGTCAACCTTCCCTACACCATGACCCCGGAGATGTTCGCCGACGCGGCAAGAATGGTCCGCCCGAAGATCCTGTACCCCTACCATTACGGCGACACCGACATGAAAAAGCTGTTGCAGCTCCTGGCCGACGAAAGTGACATCGAAGTCAGGGTACGGTCGATGAAATAG